In Verrucomicrobiia bacterium, a genomic segment contains:
- a CDS encoding TIGR03862 family flavoprotein, whose amino-acid sequence MIIGGGPAGLRAAEVAAAEGASVSLFEAKPSVGRKLLVAGRGGLNLTHAEPAERFQTRYSGVDQPQDFWPELLEEFSPADLRQWAAELGIETFAAKTGRVYPRELKAAPLLRRWVERLRAAGVVFSLRHRWTSLQAGTDWQVDFQTPDGQRTYHADAVILALGGGSWPETGSDGGWVAGLEQMGVSVAPLVSSNCGWELPWSPALLALAEGKPLKNITARVGELTAKGELMVTRYGLEGGIIYQLGPALRAMKQPAIVIDFKPAHTVDQLIRKLGTCHRNFLNEARSRWSLSDGAFAILEDLSQREPFTSAESLAATAKACSLPLTGPRPLPEAISSAGGVRWSELDATLMIRRLPGVFVAGEMIDWDAPTGGYLMQGCFATGTRAARSAIKWLRRSSVAG is encoded by the coding sequence TTGATCATCGGCGGTGGACCAGCGGGCTTGCGCGCAGCAGAAGTTGCAGCGGCGGAAGGCGCATCCGTATCCCTCTTCGAAGCCAAGCCATCCGTCGGCCGCAAACTGCTTGTAGCCGGCCGCGGCGGCTTGAATCTCACTCATGCAGAACCGGCAGAACGCTTCCAGACCCGCTACTCGGGAGTTGATCAACCGCAAGATTTCTGGCCTGAGCTATTGGAGGAATTCAGTCCGGCAGACTTGCGGCAATGGGCGGCAGAATTAGGGATCGAAACTTTTGCTGCAAAGACCGGGCGCGTCTATCCGCGTGAACTAAAGGCCGCTCCATTGCTGCGGCGCTGGGTCGAGAGATTGCGTGCTGCAGGAGTAGTTTTCTCGTTGCGCCACCGTTGGACAAGTCTGCAGGCAGGCACGGATTGGCAGGTTGATTTTCAGACCCCGGACGGTCAACGAACTTATCATGCGGATGCGGTCATCCTCGCACTGGGAGGAGGCTCGTGGCCGGAGACCGGTTCTGACGGCGGCTGGGTTGCCGGGCTCGAACAAATGGGTGTATCCGTCGCTCCTTTAGTCTCATCAAATTGCGGCTGGGAACTTCCCTGGTCTCCCGCATTACTGGCATTGGCTGAAGGCAAGCCGCTCAAAAACATCACGGCCCGGGTGGGCGAGCTGACCGCCAAAGGCGAACTGATGGTGACTCGCTACGGACTTGAAGGCGGGATCATCTATCAACTCGGCCCGGCGCTACGGGCGATGAAACAGCCGGCTATCGTGATCGATTTCAAACCGGCCCACACCGTAGACCAACTCATCCGAAAACTTGGCACCTGCCATCGCAATTTCCTCAACGAGGCGCGTTCCCGATGGTCTTTGAGCGATGGCGCCTTTGCCATTTTGGAAGACCTTTCCCAGCGCGAACCATTCACCTCCGCCGAATCACTCGCAGCCACTGCGAAGGCTTGCTCATTGCCACTCACCGGACCGCGTCCTCTGCCGGAAGCGATCTCCTCCGCAGGTGGCGTCCGCTGGAGTGAACTGGATGCCACGCTCATGATACGTCGCTTACCGGGAGTATTCGTGGCGGGCGAGATGATCGACTGGGACGCGCCGACCGGCGGCTACCTGATGCAAGGTTGCTTCGCCACCGGCACGCGGGCCGCTCGCAGTGCCATAAAGTGGCTTCGACGGAGCAGCGTAGCCGGATGA
- a CDS encoding VF530 family protein: MSDPQSAPTNHPRDPLHGITLEHIVTQLAERHGWDEMARRIPIRCFKFNPSVKSSLTFLRKTPWARAKVESWFISEL, from the coding sequence ATGAGTGACCCGCAATCCGCCCCGACGAACCATCCACGCGACCCCCTTCACGGGATCACTTTGGAACACATCGTCACCCAACTTGCCGAACGTCACGGGTGGGATGAGATGGCGCGGCGCATTCCGATCCGGTGTTTCAAGTTTAATCCCAGTGTGAAATCCAGCCTCACCTTCTTGCGCAAAACGCCTTGGGCCCGTGCCAAAGTGGAATCATGGTTCATCTCCGAACTGTGA
- a CDS encoding YkgJ family cysteine cluster protein, translated as MRKEEMQAAVAEVRAVYAELAKRPIERQCTVRTECCQFKLTGLTPMLTKGEALLAARAFKATGRKELPEPKDGSCPLLKAETGKCMIYADRPFGCRTHFCDAAGGPYARKEVVDLIRRLEAVDQRLGGDGPRKIQAAVGNLL; from the coding sequence ATGCGCAAAGAAGAGATGCAGGCCGCCGTGGCCGAAGTGCGGGCAGTGTATGCCGAACTGGCCAAACGGCCGATCGAGCGCCAGTGCACTGTGCGCACTGAATGCTGCCAGTTCAAACTGACAGGCCTGACGCCCATGCTCACCAAAGGGGAAGCGCTGCTGGCAGCCCGGGCATTCAAGGCAACCGGGCGAAAGGAATTGCCCGAACCAAAAGATGGTTCATGCCCGCTGCTAAAGGCGGAAACCGGCAAATGCATGATCTACGCGGACCGGCCTTTTGGCTGCCGGACACACTTTTGTGATGCCGCCGGGGGGCCGTATGCGCGCAAAGAAGTGGTGGATTTGATACGGCGTTTGGAAGCCGTGGACCAGCGACTAGGCGGTGATGGGCCGAGGAAAATCCAGGCAGCCGTCGGAAACCTGCTTTAA
- a CDS encoding cellulase family glycosylhydrolase: MKHLVLILSLLMTWFTVHARAATKAEVLERIVVSPEGRGFITAKSKQPFKPWGMNYGNNHRLMEDFWDKEWETFAGDFREMKALGANVVRVHLQYGKFMESPEKPNAKAIRQYQRMVKLAEEVGIYLDVTGLACYRPTDVPKWYDAMDEKERWEAQAKFWSIIAQAGKGSDAIFCYNLINEPLSPGGKREAGKWSSGSLFGGFDFLQYIALDPAGRKREDIAAAWIRQLSAGIRKQDKKTLITVGLLPWSRDWKHMSGFLPGTVGPELDFISVHIYPDSKKPGEEMECLKQFDIGKPIVIEETFPLSCTVAELEMFLLASREHACGWVGHYDGATIEEIDGLEKAGKMTMPQGVYRGWQKLFLKLTPEMVGKN, from the coding sequence ATGAAGCATCTTGTTCTGATTCTATCACTATTGATGACTTGGTTTACGGTCCACGCCCGGGCTGCGACAAAAGCTGAAGTATTGGAGCGCATCGTGGTGTCGCCGGAGGGGCGGGGATTCATCACGGCAAAGTCGAAGCAACCGTTCAAGCCGTGGGGAATGAATTATGGGAACAATCATCGGTTGATGGAGGATTTTTGGGATAAGGAGTGGGAGACGTTCGCCGGGGATTTTCGCGAGATGAAGGCGTTGGGGGCAAATGTGGTGCGGGTGCACTTGCAGTATGGGAAGTTCATGGAGTCGCCGGAGAAGCCGAATGCGAAGGCGATCAGGCAGTATCAACGGATGGTGAAGCTGGCGGAGGAGGTGGGCATCTATCTGGATGTGACGGGGCTGGCGTGTTACCGGCCGACGGATGTGCCGAAGTGGTATGATGCGATGGACGAGAAAGAGAGATGGGAGGCACAGGCGAAGTTCTGGAGCATCATCGCGCAGGCGGGCAAGGGGAGTGACGCGATATTCTGCTATAACTTGATCAATGAGCCATTGTCACCGGGCGGCAAGCGGGAGGCGGGCAAGTGGTCGTCTGGTTCGCTCTTTGGCGGGTTTGATTTCCTGCAATACATCGCGCTGGATCCGGCGGGTCGGAAACGTGAGGACATCGCGGCGGCTTGGATCAGGCAGTTGTCGGCAGGCATCCGCAAGCAGGATAAAAAGACGTTGATCACGGTGGGGTTGTTGCCGTGGTCGCGGGATTGGAAGCATATGTCGGGTTTCCTGCCGGGAACGGTCGGGCCTGAGTTGGATTTCATCAGTGTGCACATCTATCCGGACAGTAAGAAGCCGGGCGAGGAGATGGAGTGCTTGAAGCAGTTCGATATCGGCAAGCCGATCGTGATCGAGGAGACGTTTCCGCTGAGTTGCACGGTGGCGGAGTTGGAGATGTTTTTATTGGCTTCGCGGGAGCATGCGTGCGGCTGGGTGGGGCATTATGACGGGGCGACCATTGAGGAGATAGATGGTTTGGAAAAGGCGGGCAAGATGACGATGCCGCAGGGTGTTTATCGGGGGTGGCAGAAACTGTTCCTAAAACTGACGCCGGAGATGGTGGGCAAAAATTGA
- a CDS encoding DUF3817 domain-containing protein, with product MKNPVSFLRKIALVEAVSYLVLLGIAMPLKYAADMPMAVRVVGSVHGLLFVIFCVSLAQTMWVARWPMGRGALVFVASLIPVATFLIDGKMKGYIEEFQQRRS from the coding sequence ATGAAGAATCCGGTTTCATTTTTGCGGAAGATCGCCTTGGTGGAGGCGGTGTCGTATCTGGTTTTGTTGGGGATCGCGATGCCGTTGAAGTATGCGGCGGATATGCCGATGGCGGTGCGGGTGGTGGGTTCCGTTCATGGGCTGTTATTTGTGATCTTTTGTGTGTCGCTGGCGCAGACGATGTGGGTGGCGCGGTGGCCGATGGGGCGAGGGGCGTTGGTGTTCGTGGCGTCGCTGATCCCGGTGGCGACGTTTTTGATCGATGGGAAGATGAAGGGGTATATTGAAGAATTCCAGCAGCGACGTTCCTGA
- the dacB gene encoding D-alanyl-D-alanine carboxypeptidase/D-alanyl-D-alanine-endopeptidase — MIQRYLAVLCLGLLFATESILPAAQALPEGVKAVLDRPEYRHAHWGILFADVATGETVYEVNAEKLFGPASVTKVFSTASAWEYLGEGHQFKTHVRRRGEVEGDGVLKGDLILVASGDPTMGGRTDEQGRIAFKDVDHIYSNWTPANELTPQDPLAGLKELARQIAKAGIKRVSGDVVVDDRLFDKAEGSGSGPSLLTPIVVNDNVVDFIIAPGKEGEKAKVTWRPHSMGIQVDAQVETIAEGKPVITVRSEGGGYYSLRGQIPATNAPLVRIADVADPAAYARMLFVEALQAAGVMVMASPLATNNLSALPPSEAVAKLAPVATLVSPPFRENAKLILKVSHNQHAGMLPLLVAVQQGQRTVNEGLQWQRKFLLKAGVEADAISFGGAAGGSRADLVTPKATVQLLRYMSTRKDFAEFEAALPVLGKDGTLAAISKNHAAAGKVMAKTGTYVVDNSLNGTGLLTSKALAGYMTTQKGRKLAFAVFVNMTHLREGEKSSREGEALGRICEVVFEMN, encoded by the coding sequence ATGATCCAGCGTTACCTTGCGGTGCTGTGCCTTGGCCTGTTGTTCGCCACGGAATCCATTTTACCGGCTGCCCAAGCCCTGCCGGAAGGCGTCAAGGCGGTGCTCGACCGACCGGAGTACCGGCACGCGCATTGGGGTATCCTCTTTGCCGATGTGGCCACGGGGGAGACGGTGTATGAGGTGAATGCGGAAAAGCTCTTTGGTCCGGCGTCGGTGACCAAGGTGTTTTCCACGGCTTCGGCGTGGGAGTATTTGGGCGAAGGACATCAGTTCAAGACACATGTCCGTCGTCGGGGCGAGGTGGAGGGGGATGGGGTTTTGAAGGGGGATCTGATCCTGGTGGCGAGTGGTGATCCGACGATGGGCGGGCGCACGGATGAGCAGGGACGCATCGCGTTCAAGGACGTGGATCATATCTATTCGAACTGGACACCGGCGAATGAGTTGACGCCGCAAGACCCCTTGGCGGGATTGAAGGAATTGGCGCGGCAGATCGCGAAGGCCGGTATCAAGCGGGTGAGCGGGGATGTGGTGGTGGATGACCGTTTGTTTGACAAGGCGGAGGGGTCGGGGAGCGGGCCGAGTCTGCTCACGCCGATCGTGGTGAATGATAACGTGGTGGATTTTATCATCGCACCGGGGAAGGAGGGCGAGAAGGCCAAGGTGACGTGGCGGCCGCATTCGATGGGCATCCAGGTGGATGCGCAGGTGGAGACAATTGCGGAAGGGAAACCTGTCATCACCGTACGCAGCGAGGGAGGTGGATATTATTCATTGCGCGGGCAGATTCCGGCGACGAATGCGCCGCTGGTGCGGATTGCGGATGTGGCTGATCCGGCGGCTTACGCGCGGATGCTGTTCGTGGAGGCGCTGCAGGCGGCGGGTGTCATGGTGATGGCTTCGCCTTTGGCGACGAATAATCTGAGTGCATTGCCGCCGAGTGAGGCGGTGGCAAAGTTGGCGCCGGTGGCGACCTTGGTTTCGCCGCCGTTCCGGGAGAATGCGAAGCTTATCTTGAAAGTGAGTCATAATCAGCATGCGGGGATGCTGCCACTTTTGGTGGCGGTGCAGCAGGGGCAGCGAACAGTGAATGAGGGGTTGCAGTGGCAGCGGAAGTTTTTGCTGAAGGCGGGGGTGGAGGCGGATGCAATCTCGTTCGGTGGCGCAGCGGGCGGTTCGCGGGCGGATCTGGTGACGCCGAAGGCAACGGTGCAGTTGCTGCGTTATATGAGCACACGGAAAGATTTTGCGGAGTTTGAGGCGGCGTTGCCGGTCTTGGGGAAGGATGGTACGCTGGCGGCAATCTCTAAGAATCATGCGGCGGCGGGGAAGGTGATGGCAAAGACGGGAACGTATGTGGTGGATAATTCTCTGAACGGTACGGGGTTGCTGACGAGCAAGGCATTAGCGGGGTATATGACGACGCAGAAGGGGCGGAAACTGGCGTTTGCGGTGTTCGTGAACATGACGCATCTGCGGGAGGGGGAGAAGAGCAGCCGGGAGGGGGAGGCGTTGGGCCGCATATGCGAAGTGGTGTTTGAGATGAATTAG
- a CDS encoding Trx7/PDZ domain-containing (seleno)protein: MKLLHVALPLLVAACLSTAHAETVKDREGAVRNDKATMENDALWIYNDFEKGFAEAKKTGKPLLVVLRCVPCLSCMGLDAEVLQSAELKPLLGQFVCVRVINANALDLARFQFDYDLSFSTLFFNADGTVYGRYGSWTHQKNPQEKATIGYQRALEAALEIHKGYPANKASLAGKQGAPTPFKTPVEMPALMQKYTLDLNWNGKVVGSCVHCHQIGDSYRLYYRDKKQPLPTNLIYPMPQTETVGLTIAPDSTAKVEAVIAGSYAAKAGFKAGDEIVSLAGQPLISIADFSWALHRAPDAGNITAVVKRGGAEQSLTLTLPVDWRRKTDIARRVGTWPMRGMATGGMVLEDLADADRTSRGLPKTGMALRVKSVGKFGKHAAAKNNGFQPEDVILQIAGITTRLTEGELIGYLLQRHTEGQKVKATVLRGAQRVELNLPMQ, from the coding sequence ATGAAACTCCTGCACGTTGCATTGCCTTTGCTCGTCGCTGCCTGCCTTTCCACCGCCCATGCCGAAACCGTCAAAGACCGCGAAGGCGCGGTCCGCAACGACAAGGCCACCATGGAGAACGACGCGCTCTGGATCTACAACGATTTCGAGAAAGGCTTCGCCGAGGCCAAAAAGACCGGCAAACCCCTGCTCGTCGTGCTCCGTTGCGTCCCCTGCCTCTCCTGCATGGGCCTCGATGCCGAAGTGTTGCAATCCGCCGAATTAAAACCGCTCCTCGGCCAGTTCGTCTGCGTGCGCGTCATCAATGCCAATGCGCTGGACCTCGCCCGCTTCCAATTCGACTACGATCTCTCCTTCTCCACCCTCTTCTTCAATGCCGACGGCACCGTCTATGGTCGTTACGGCTCCTGGACGCACCAGAAAAACCCGCAGGAAAAAGCCACCATCGGTTACCAGCGCGCTCTCGAAGCCGCCTTGGAGATCCATAAAGGTTATCCTGCCAACAAGGCTTCCCTCGCGGGCAAACAAGGCGCTCCTACCCCGTTCAAGACCCCCGTGGAGATGCCTGCGCTCATGCAGAAATACACCCTGGACCTGAACTGGAACGGCAAGGTCGTCGGCAGTTGTGTGCATTGCCATCAGATCGGCGATTCCTACCGCCTCTACTATCGCGATAAAAAACAACCCCTGCCCACCAACCTCATCTACCCGATGCCCCAGACGGAAACGGTCGGCCTCACCATCGCCCCGGACAGCACCGCCAAAGTCGAAGCTGTCATCGCCGGTTCCTACGCCGCGAAAGCCGGTTTCAAGGCGGGTGATGAAATCGTTTCACTGGCCGGCCAGCCGCTCATCTCCATCGCGGACTTCAGTTGGGCACTGCATCGCGCACCTGATGCGGGCAACATCACTGCCGTGGTCAAACGAGGCGGCGCGGAACAATCCCTCACTCTCACCTTGCCCGTCGACTGGCGTCGCAAGACCGACATCGCCCGTCGTGTCGGCACCTGGCCCATGCGCGGCATGGCCACCGGTGGCATGGTCCTGGAAGATCTGGCCGATGCGGATCGCACCTCCCGCGGTCTGCCCAAGACCGGCATGGCACTTCGCGTCAAGAGTGTGGGCAAGTTCGGCAAACACGCCGCCGCCAAAAACAACGGTTTCCAGCCGGAAGACGTCATCCTCCAGATCGCCGGCATCACCACCCGCCTGACGGAAGGCGAATTGATCGGCTACCTCCTGCAACGGCATACGGAAGGCCAGAAAGTCAAAGCCACCGTATTGCGTGGCGCGCAAAGAGTGGAACTGAACCTGCCCATGCAGTAA
- a CDS encoding dicarboxylate/amino acid:cation symporter — MSTTTSPAAEPAIIPEKKPWYKVLYVQVLIAVALGIVIGHFWPDFGKKLEPLGLGFIKLIKMMIAPIIFCTVVHGIASMTDMKKLGRVGFKTLLYFEVVSTLALVIGLVVVNVLQPGAGFNVDPKTLDASKTQDYVHRAEDQTTVKFLLNIIPNTMVDAFAKGDLLQVLLVSGLVAFAIGAMGEKRIPVLNAIETASHVFFGVMRIVVKAAPIGAFGAMAYTVGQHGVKSLGNLIELMIGFYATAGVFVVVVLGGIAAMAGFSVFKFLTYIKEELLLVLGTSSSETALPGMLQKMQKLGCSKSTVGLVIPTGYSFNLDGTNIYMSMAAVFLAQATNTPLDLKQQIALLLVAMVSSKGASGVTGAGFVTLAATLAVVPTIPIASLGLLVGIDRFMSECRAITNLIGNGVATVVISRWEGEVSAETLRANLEKDPKL, encoded by the coding sequence TTGAGCACGACTACTTCCCCGGCCGCCGAGCCGGCCATTATTCCGGAAAAGAAGCCTTGGTATAAAGTCCTGTACGTCCAAGTGCTGATCGCGGTCGCGCTGGGCATTGTGATCGGCCATTTCTGGCCTGATTTCGGTAAGAAACTAGAACCCCTCGGGCTTGGCTTCATCAAACTCATCAAGATGATGATCGCTCCCATCATCTTCTGCACCGTCGTCCATGGCATCGCTTCCATGACCGATATGAAGAAACTTGGGCGTGTGGGTTTCAAGACGCTTTTGTATTTTGAGGTGGTTTCGACATTGGCTTTGGTGATCGGTCTGGTAGTGGTCAATGTTTTGCAACCTGGTGCAGGTTTCAACGTGGACCCCAAGACGTTGGATGCCTCCAAGACACAAGACTACGTCCATCGCGCGGAAGACCAGACTACGGTGAAATTCCTGCTGAACATCATCCCGAACACGATGGTGGATGCGTTTGCGAAAGGAGATCTCCTGCAAGTCTTGCTGGTGTCCGGCCTGGTCGCTTTCGCGATTGGTGCCATGGGTGAAAAACGGATACCCGTATTAAACGCGATCGAGACGGCTTCCCATGTATTTTTTGGTGTCATGCGCATCGTGGTGAAAGCTGCGCCGATCGGCGCCTTCGGAGCGATGGCGTATACTGTGGGGCAGCATGGCGTCAAATCATTGGGCAATCTGATCGAGTTGATGATCGGTTTTTACGCTACGGCGGGCGTTTTTGTGGTGGTCGTGCTGGGTGGCATCGCAGCGATGGCGGGGTTTTCCGTATTCAAGTTTCTCACGTATATCAAAGAAGAGTTGCTCTTGGTCCTGGGCACCAGTTCTTCGGAGACCGCACTCCCGGGGATGCTGCAGAAGATGCAGAAACTCGGTTGTTCCAAATCTACCGTCGGCCTCGTCATTCCCACGGGTTACAGCTTCAACCTTGACGGCACAAACATCTATATGTCCATGGCCGCCGTGTTTCTGGCGCAAGCTACGAACACACCCTTGGATCTGAAACAGCAGATCGCCTTGCTGCTGGTCGCGATGGTTTCTTCCAAGGGTGCCAGTGGTGTGACGGGAGCGGGCTTTGTGACGCTGGCCGCGACACTCGCAGTCGTGCCCACCATACCCATCGCCTCGCTAGGACTATTGGTTGGCATTGACCGTTTCATGAGCGAATGCCGGGCGATCACGAATCTCATCGGCAACGGAGTGGCGACGGTGGTGATCAGCCGGTGGGAAGGGGAAGTGTCCGCCGAGACGTTGCGCGCCAATCTGGAGAAAGATCCGAAGCTTTGA
- the rnhA gene encoding ribonuclease HI, which produces MFLGSNTELQKVVIHSDGGCQGNPGPGGWAAVLVWGKHTREVSGGVPATTNNRMELTGAIEALNALNRPCEVEFHTDSQYVKNGVTAWMHGWKRNGWKTKTKEPVKNADLWRMLDEAVARHKVSWHWVKGHAGHAENERCDQLATKAMEDIRRRYTKAQLQACLKEFNEQTSPSVELSELI; this is translated from the coding sequence GTGTTTTTAGGTTCCAATACTGAACTGCAAAAGGTCGTCATCCATTCCGATGGCGGCTGTCAGGGTAATCCGGGGCCGGGTGGTTGGGCGGCGGTGCTGGTATGGGGCAAACATACGCGTGAAGTGAGCGGGGGCGTGCCGGCCACGACGAACAATCGCATGGAGTTGACGGGAGCCATCGAAGCGTTGAATGCCTTGAACCGGCCCTGTGAGGTGGAGTTTCACACGGATTCCCAATATGTGAAGAATGGCGTGACGGCGTGGATGCATGGCTGGAAGCGCAACGGTTGGAAGACGAAGACGAAAGAGCCGGTGAAGAATGCCGATCTGTGGCGGATGCTGGATGAAGCCGTGGCCCGTCACAAGGTGAGCTGGCACTGGGTCAAAGGTCACGCCGGTCACGCAGAGAACGAACGCTGTGACCAACTGGCGACCAAGGCGATGGAGGATATCCGGAGGCGCTACACCAAGGCGCAGTTGCAAGCTTGTCTTAAGGAATTTAATGAGCAGACAAGCCCTTCGGTAGAGTTGTCAGAATTGATTTAG
- a CDS encoding DUF1080 domain-containing protein yields MLTFQSGAVAADKNIGLGAKPIEGAEVIIDGSRKMLDEKWTYWEGPRFGSSLPIKWKIVDDPVDKGTVVMTDDPAAAGGKYGAADILTKKAYRDFRLHIEFLVVNPKGNSGVYLQNRYEIQIQEGDKTKHGMGAVINETDSPYDSFAGLGKWNSYDIVFRAARFKDGKLVEKAMVTMYFNGKKVHDNVQIQKVWGGANSGVDGGNDGGKGITDTPQGLKLQAEGHDVRYRNAWIKELDLKDADTNF; encoded by the coding sequence ATGCTTACTTTCCAATCCGGCGCGGTTGCCGCCGATAAGAACATCGGCCTCGGTGCGAAGCCGATTGAAGGTGCGGAAGTCATCATCGATGGCTCACGCAAGATGTTGGATGAGAAGTGGACGTATTGGGAAGGGCCGCGGTTTGGTTCTTCGCTGCCCATCAAATGGAAGATCGTGGATGATCCGGTGGACAAGGGTACGGTGGTGATGACGGATGACCCTGCTGCCGCTGGTGGCAAGTATGGTGCGGCAGATATCCTGACGAAGAAGGCGTATCGCGATTTCCGTCTGCACATCGAATTCCTCGTGGTGAATCCTAAAGGCAACAGCGGCGTGTATCTGCAGAATCGTTATGAGATCCAGATCCAAGAAGGCGACAAGACCAAGCATGGCATGGGCGCAGTGATCAATGAGACGGATTCGCCGTATGACAGCTTCGCCGGACTTGGCAAGTGGAACTCCTATGACATCGTGTTCCGTGCTGCCCGTTTCAAGGATGGCAAGCTGGTGGAGAAGGCGATGGTGACGATGTATTTTAACGGCAAGAAAGTGCATGACAACGTGCAGATCCAGAAAGTCTGGGGCGGAGCGAACTCGGGCGTGGATGGCGGCAATGACGGGGGCAAGGGGATCACGGACACGCCGCAGGGATTGAAGCTGCAAGCGGAGGGCCATGATGTGCGGTATAGAAATGCGTGGATCAAGGAACTGGATCTGAAGGATGCGGATACGAATTTCTAA
- a CDS encoding cellulase family glycosylhydrolase: MKAIFTALFALMMMGSQLKAADSTTSLLSNGNFESDRKSKGWPDDWPQSKEATWEVEDGNHFLRLKVGEPLKLVMVYRPVNLKPEHKRLQLTFRARYTDVKRGKDSWHDARILLDFKDAAGKKMKSTAKAPYFNGTSKDWRDVKVELDVPEGAKMLEFMPSLFQAQSGVFDLDDIQIIPIATVAATTAVAPALAPVKVQGGSKPPEPLKVVGNQVQTVSGKVIQLQGVNVPSLEWSTRGENVLRSITVALDDWKANVIRLPVKADRWFGKGSDQKDEGKAYRELVDQAIEAAETRSAYLILDLHHYRAPKEECLAFWRDAAVRYKNRPTVLFGLLNEPHGISWEIWKNGGVVEEKAKSAAPTENNEKHTTFTSPGMQKLVDAIRETGANNVLLAGGLDWAYDLSGILKGFALTDKSGHGIIYDTHVYPWKSGWQEKFLNVAEKHPVLLGEVGCDSKPMSFIPPEQHKDPYAWAPNMLACIQEHKLHWTAWSFHPSATPRVIQDWDYNPTPFWGAFVRSALNGGAFKGTKKY, translated from the coding sequence ATGAAAGCGATTTTCACGGCGTTGTTCGCCCTCATGATGATGGGCAGCCAGCTCAAGGCAGCTGACTCCACCACGTCCCTGCTCTCCAACGGCAATTTCGAATCCGACCGTAAATCCAAAGGCTGGCCTGATGACTGGCCGCAATCCAAGGAAGCCACTTGGGAGGTGGAAGATGGCAATCACTTCCTGCGCCTGAAAGTGGGCGAACCGCTCAAGCTCGTCATGGTCTATCGCCCGGTCAATTTGAAGCCCGAGCACAAGCGCCTGCAACTGACCTTCCGTGCCCGTTACACCGATGTGAAACGCGGCAAGGATTCCTGGCACGATGCCCGCATCCTGCTCGATTTCAAGGATGCCGCCGGCAAGAAGATGAAATCCACCGCCAAGGCCCCTTACTTCAACGGCACCTCGAAAGACTGGCGCGATGTGAAAGTAGAGTTGGATGTGCCCGAAGGTGCGAAGATGCTGGAATTCATGCCCTCACTCTTCCAAGCCCAGAGCGGTGTCTTTGACTTGGATGACATCCAGATCATCCCCATCGCCACAGTTGCCGCCACCACGGCGGTGGCACCTGCACTCGCTCCAGTTAAGGTGCAAGGCGGCAGCAAACCGCCCGAGCCATTGAAAGTCGTGGGCAATCAGGTGCAGACCGTCAGCGGCAAGGTCATCCAGCTTCAGGGCGTGAACGTGCCCAGCCTCGAATGGTCCACGCGCGGTGAGAACGTGCTGCGCTCCATCACCGTGGCCCTCGACGACTGGAAGGCCAATGTCATCCGCCTGCCCGTCAAAGCCGATCGCTGGTTCGGCAAAGGCAGCGATCAAAAAGACGAGGGCAAAGCCTACCGTGAACTCGTGGATCAAGCCATCGAAGCCGCCGAGACACGCTCGGCATATCTCATCCTCGACCTGCACCATTACCGCGCGCCAAAGGAAGAATGCCTCGCCTTCTGGCGTGATGCCGCGGTCAGATACAAGAATCGTCCCACGGTTCTCTTCGGCCTCCTGAATGAACCACACGGCATCTCCTGGGAAATCTGGAAGAATGGCGGGGTGGTGGAAGAAAAAGCCAAATCGGCCGCACCCACTGAGAACAATGAGAAGCATACCACCTTCACTTCACCAGGCATGCAGAAACTCGTTGATGCCATTCGTGAAACAGGTGCGAATAACGTCCTGCTCGCGGGCGGGCTCGATTGGGCTTACGACCTCTCCGGCATCTTGAAAGGTTTCGCCCTCACCGATAAATCCGGCCACGGCATCATCTACGACACCCACGTCTACCCGTGGAAATCCGGCTGGCAGGAGAAGTTCCTCAACGTGGCTGAAAAACATCCCGTCTTGCTGGGTGAGGTCGGTTGCGACAGCAAGCCCATGTCTTTCATCCCGCCGGAGCAACACAAGGATCCTTATGCCTGGGCGCCAAACATGCTCGCGTGCATACAGGAGCACAAGCTGCACTGGACGGCCTGGAGTTTTCATCCAAGCGCCACCCCACGAGTCATCCAGGACTGGGATTACAACCCCACACCATTTTGGGGTGCTTTCGTGCGTTCCGCCTTGAATGGCGGCGCTTTCAAAGGGACCAAGAAGTATTGA